In Cicer arietinum cultivar CDC Frontier isolate Library 1 chromosome 1, Cicar.CDCFrontier_v2.0, whole genome shotgun sequence, one DNA window encodes the following:
- the LOC101502394 gene encoding protein GAMETE EXPRESSED 1, giving the protein MVHWVHLVILLLVCFSLRCESWGWFSSSSEESYSNENSYDNKGNFRGSSAEFSIEPFIDPKGIKLIENAKNKMVRSNSCWQNAYEHLFAGCKEILAVDDKRSRFAWHLSDCFQRDSGRASFPHCDSKTSIASCLKELDDLAHNVYLEFYLETNSICYQLQTHAFKHETERLVTELKNSAQYVEDKLDSIEEKSQHLLQDSKHISDSLETVTSHTQLVAQTVKNVEGHIDVVLRHSQSVYEQTTQIAASQSQLKEGQEVMKRNLEDGVALLKESYNYLGKEIEKLRDEAIEIENEVIKVGDAMSSKMNTLQSKAEDIGNMAGISLDKQQLLLDGQSTALRGLDSLNEVQFKALEESRKSLQYFVEYGQRQQEEIRRREEEMKALHLQFAEYGHQQQEELRRRGEEIQVLHLRFAEYGEKQQEELRRREEEIKALHLRFAEYGDKQQEALLRREEEIQGLHLRFAEYGDKQQEALLRREEEIQGLHLRFAEYGDKQQEALLRREEEIEALHLRFAEYGHIHQEALLRREEEIEALHLRFAEYGHKHQEALLRREEEIEGLHLQFAEYGHKQEEERRRREEEIKAFHLQFAEYGHKQQEALLRREEEIEALHLRFAEYGHKQEEERRRREEEIKAFHLQFAEYGHKQQEALLRREEEIEGLHLRFAEYGHKHQEALLRREEEIQGLHLRFAEYGHKQEEERRRREEEIKALHLQFAEYGHKQQEALLRREEEIEGLHLRFAEYGHKHQEALLRREEEIQGLHLRFAEYGQKQEEERRRREEEIKALHLQFAEYGHKQQEEHRRREEEIQGLHLQFAEYGHKQQEELRRREEEIQGLHHRLIENSKTILTAQESFEAKQATMFVALNKLFTLQNAMLLESRVIKAFFIYAIAIFVIFMLTSTKQTYNVRPFLYIELCATLFVEVFIIRLTGDNMEQQTWIINKVRLFFMGVASVQLLHAIFKFRDYERLNHQMLLTLVNKVNNLEKINESSWDLETTDYEDWSQWIDADLPDDVNCLDDPDFIIPEEGSENSITTTSITKNYNLRLRNRH; this is encoded by the exons ATGGTTCATTGGGTTCATCTTGTTATTCTTCTATTGGTATGTTTCTCATTAAGATGTGAATCATGGGGATGGTTTTCATCATCATCCGAGGAAAGTTACTCTAATGAAAATTCTTATGACAACAAAGGAAATTTTAGAGGCTCAAGTGCTGAATTCTCAATTGAGCCATTCATTGACCCAAAGGGAATAAAACTAATAGAAAATGCTAAGAATAAAATGGTTCGTTCAAATTCATGTTGGCAAAATGCTTATGAACATCTTTTTGCTGGTTGTAAAGAGATTTTGGCTGTTGATGACAAAAGGTCAAGATTTGCTTGGCATTTAAGTGATTGTTTTCAAAGAGATTCTGGAAGGGCGTCTTTTCCCCATTGTGACTCAAAAACATCAATTGCTTCATGCTTAAAAGAGTTGGATGATCTTGCTCATAATGTTTACCTTGAATTCTACCTTGAAACCAACTCCATTTGTTACCAATTACA GACACATGCATTCAAACATGAAACAGAGAGACTTGTGACTGAACTAAAAAATTCTGCTCAATATGTTGAGGACAAATTAGACAGCATTGAAGAGAAATCACAACATCTATTACAAGACTCAAAACATATATCAGATTCTCTTGAAACAGTTACTAGTCACACACAACTAGTAGCTCAAACAGTTAAGAATGTAGAAGGTCACATTGATGTAGTATTAAGACATTCCCAAAGTGTTTATGAGCAAACTACACAAATTGCAGCATCACAATCACAGCTAAAAGAAGGACAAGAGGTCATGAAGAGGAATTTAGAGGATGGTGTAGCATTGCTCAAAGAATCTTATAACTATTTGGGAAAAGAAATTGAGAAGTTGAGAGATGAGGCTATTGAGATTGAGAATGAGGTTATTAAAGTTGGAGATGCTATGTCATCAAAGATGAATACTTTGCAAAGTAAAGCTGAAGATATTGGGAATATGGCTGGGATTTCTTTGGATAAACAACAACTACTTTTAGATGGACAATCCACAGCACTTAGAGGATTGGATTCATTGAATGAGGTTCAATTCAAAGCACTAGAAGAAAGCAG GAAAAGTCTCCAATATTTTGTTGAATATGGACAGAGACAACAAGAGGAGATTCGGCGACGAGAGGAAGAGATGAAAGCACTTCACCTTCAATTTGCTGAATATGGACATCAACAACAAGAGGAGCTTCGGCGACGAGGGGAAGAGATCCAAGTACTTCACCTTCGATTTGCTGAATATGGAGAAAAACAACAAGAGGAGCTTCGGCGACGAGAGGAAGAGATCAAAGCACTTCACCTTCGATTTGCTGAATATGGAGATAAACAACAAGAGGCGCTTCTGCGACGAGAGGAAGAGATCCAAGGACTTCACCTTCGATTTGCTGAATATGGAGATAAACAACAAGAGGCGCTTCTGCGACGAGAGGAAGAGATCCAAGGACTTCACCTTCGATTTGCTGAATATGGAGATAAACAACAAGAGGCGCTTCTGCGACGAGAGGAAGAGATCGAAGCGCTTCACCTTCGATTTGCTGAATATGGACATATACATCAAGAGGCGCTTCTGCGACGAGAGGAAGAGATCGAAGCGCTTCACCTTCGATTTGCTGAATATGGACATAAACATCAAGAGGCGCTTCTGCGACGAGAGGAAGAGATCGAAGGACTTCACCTTCAATTTGCTGAATATGGACATAAACAAGAAGAGGAGCGTCGGCGACGAGAGGAAGAGATCAAAGCATTTCACCTTCAATTTGCTGAATATGGACATAAACAACAAGAGGCGCTTCTGCGACGAGAGGAAGAGATCGAAGCGCTTCACCTTCGATTTGCTGAATATGGACATAAACAAGAAGAGGAGCGTCGGCGACGAGAGGAAGAGATCAAAGCATTTCACCTTCAATTTGCTGAATATGGACATAAACAACAAGAGGCGCTTCTGCGACGAGAGGAAGAGATCGAAGGACTTCACCTTCGATTTGCTGAATATGGACATAAACATCAAGAGGCGCTTCTGCGACGAGAGGAAGAGATCCAAGGACTTCACCTTCGATTTGCTGAATATGGACATAAACAAGAAGAGGAGCGTCGGCGACGAGAGGAAGAGATCAAAGCACTTCACCTTCAATTTGCTGAATATGGACATAAACAACAAGAGGCGCTTCTGCGACGAGAGGAAGAGATCGAAGGACTTCACCTTCGATTTGCTGAATATGGACATAAACATCAAGAGGCGCTTCTGCGACGAGAGGAAGAGATCCAAGGACTTCACCTTCGATTTGCTGAATATGGACAAAAACAAGAAGAGGAGCGTCGGCGACGAGAGGAAGAGATCAAAGCACTTCACCTTCAATTTGCTGAATATGGACATAAACAACAAGAGGAGCATCGGCGACGAGAGGAAGAGATCCAAGGACTTCACCTTCAATTTGCTGAATATGGACATAAACAACAAGAGGAGCTTCGGCGACGAGAGGAAGAGATCCAAGGACTTCACCATCGATtaatagaaaattcaaaaacaatatTGACAGCTCAG GAATCTTTTGAAGCAAAGCAAGCTACTATGTTTGTTGCATTGAATAAACTTTTTACTTTGCAAAATGCTATGTTGCTTGAATCAAGAGTCATCAAAGCTTTCTTCATTTATGCCATCGCAATCTTTGTCATCTTTATGTTGACTAGCACAAAACAAACCTACAATGTGAGGCCCTTTCTTTACATAG AGCTTTGTGCTACTCTCTTTGTGGAAGTTTTCATTATTCGTTTAACTGGTGATAACATGGAGCAACAGACATGGATAATAAACAAGGTCCGGTTATTTTTTATGGGAGTTGCTTCAGTTCAACTTTTGCATGCAATTTTCAAATTCAG GGACTATGAAAGGTTGAACCATCAAATGTTGCTAACACTAGTCAACAAGGTTAACAACCTGGAAAAGATAAATGAGTCATCTTGGGACTTAGAAACTACTGATTATGAAGATTGGTCTCAATGGATAGATGCAGATTTACCTGATGATGTGAATTGCCTTGATGATCCTGATTTTATAATTCCAGAAGAAGGTTCAGAGAATTCAATCACAACCACTtcaattacaaaaaattataatctacGCTTGCGCAATCGACATTAA